Genomic segment of Primulina tabacum isolate GXHZ01 chromosome 11, ASM2559414v2, whole genome shotgun sequence:
GTTAAGCTTATTCTTTTTCGGGTTCGTTAAGCAAACTCGTTTTTAGCTCATTAAACAAGTTCGATTTAGAGCTCGTTGAGCATTTTTAGCCAAATGACCAAATAAGATATGATAAATTAAGAGGTATGTTTTTCATTTATAGCATTTCAATCTCTTACATTTCACTAAAATAGTTATGTGAGACAAAAACTCATGGTCCACTAAGCTAGCTCAAAAAACCTCGCGAGCCAAACAAGTTCGAGCTCAGCTCGATAAGCTTAACGAACGATTTTAAATGAGCTTTTTACTGAGTCGAGCTTCAAGTAGCTCGCGAGCggcttggttcgtttacatccgtATCCCTGTTGGCTCAGTCTTGTGTCTTTTCTCTCAAGGATTGGTATTAGATTTTTTTTGCTTACGCCGTATAGCATTTATGTCAAAGTCATACATGCATCTGTCCCAGTTAGAGTCTGTTGGTTCTGTTTTGAATATTTGATAATTTTTATGTCAGAGTGTTGAGGAAGCTGAATGTCAGAGAGCTTACGAACTGGCGACTGAGATCTATATGTCTGCTTTTGACCGTGCCAAGCCTCCAGAAGAAGTAAGTTTTGCTTTTGAATGAAGGTCGAACATCTGCGTGTTTGCTTATTAATATTGGGTTTTGTAGGTTGCACTAAGGGAAGCACATGAAGATGCAGTTCAGAAGTCTGTGTCTGCATTCAATTCTACTGCTGTTGGGGCTGGTTTAATACGACAAAAGTATGAAAACCGTCTTCAGAGTTTTTTGAAAAAGGCATTTGAGGTAATTatctttatatattttcttattcatTTGAATTGACTATTGCTAAGGGTTCAAACTATCCTTACCAAATCCTATACTTGCCTTTGATCTTGAGCCTGTGAAGCTTGATCAACCCAAATCTGGATTTTGTTGGAGCTCTATAACTTTATATTTATACACAAATTCACTTGTTACGGAACCATGACTCTAGTTTAGTGCTCGAGCTCTCTGGTAGGCTGGTAGCTTGAATTTTGAATGTTTTGATTACTGCTACAAACacaattacataaaccaaatcaAAAGAATCAGTTCATAAATCAGGCCCAAAAAACCTGATTTAGAATATTATGGGAACTGACATTGTATTGTGTATTTACAACAAGAAACTGATCAAGAGAATCTGAGTCTGTGACTCATTTTAGGGGAAAAACCTGAAAAGTGAATAGAGAACACTCCCGTGGTTTTatgttgaaaataatttaatgtgAATGGATTTGTAATGATACAATAGCTAGAAAATAAATCTCAACTTTGGCCTAAAAAATTGCTGAAGGCTTGCTCTTTTTAACTTTAGGTCTGGTTTGAATGTTATTTGACTTTGATCAATGAAGATACTGGTACATATCATTTTCATCGGGATTCGTGCAATTCAGGATTTCAGAATTTTGTTTTTTAGGAAGACAATCATGTTTACAGTTAGGTGATACTTCCTTTTATGTTTTTGCTTGCACATTTATAGATCTTGATCTGCTTCTTGTTGCAGGATATAAAAAAGGATGCTTTTAGGGAGGCATATCTTCAATGCACAAACGCCGTAGAGAATATGGAGAAGGAGCTGAGAATAGCTTGTCATTCTCCTGGTGCAAAAGTGGATACAGTTATTAAGGTATTATTGCTTCTAAAAACTGTCTTCTCCTTTTACATAATTGGCTCCATGAGTGTATGTTGAGCCCTCTGTGTATCTTTAGGAGGAggaatcacattttattagagGCGCATTTGGATTAAAAGAGAATTTCAAATCTGATATTTAAATCTGTCACACTTGTTGGGATACAGTTGGATTGCATGGATTTGAAATTTGTCCTCCATTTTTTAGCCTGTTTCATTAACAAATGCAATGGATTTTAAATTCTCATAAAATGGAGTCGTATTTATTTCATACCAAAATTCTTTTCTCGATCTAATTAACTTCACCCAAACACATCCTAAATGGTTTGCAAAATTCTCTTGCAGGTTCTTGATGGGCTTTTATCCAAGTATGAAGATACATGTCATGGACCAGAGAAGTGGCGAAAAGCTGTCGCGTTTCTACGGCAGAGGTTTGTTCAGTTTTTCTGTTTACTTTGGTTATGCAACAAAACTATGTCTGATGGCTTTGGACGTCCAGTTTGGAAGGTCCCATTATGGATTTGATCAGGAAGCAACTAGACCAGATTGGAACCGAGAAGAGTTCTCTTGCTCTGAAATGTCGGTCAGTTGAAGACAAGATGGGTTTGATTAACAAGCAACTGGAAGCCAGTGAGAAGTACAAGTCTGAATATTTGAAACGTTATGAAGATGCTATCAATGACAAGAAAAAGCTCATGGAAGATTATATGAGCCGTATAACCAATTTGCAGAAGAAATGTAGTTCTCTGGAAGAGAAATCTTCCAACTTATCAAAAACTCTTGAGACTGAAAGGCGGGAGTTACAGGATTGGAAAAGGAAATATGACCTGGTTTTATCAAAGCAGAAAGCTGAGGAAGAGCAGGCAAGTGCAGAATTGGctatgctcagatccaaaagttcTGCCTCTGAAGCAAGACTAGCAGCAGCTCAAGAGAAAGCTGAATCAGCCATGGAAGAAACAGAGGAATGGAAGCGTAAATATGATGTTGCAGTCCGAGAAGTGAAAACTGCTCTTGAGAAGGCAGCTTCCATTCAAGAGCGCTCTAATCATCAAACACAAGCAAAAGAAGCTGCTCTAAGGGCAGAATTCTCTCGTTCTCTGGCAGAAAAGGTGGAAATTTCTAGCTCTCTCTCTCGCACACTAATATACATCCACAAAACTCACTCTTAGGGGGTTTCAACAGTAATCATATTTATGTTTTTAACTTCTTTGAGTATATGAAAATTATCTTACTTTATTTTATCTGCTGGCAGGATATTGAAATAAAGGAAAAGCAATCCAAGTTTGAGCAAGCAGAACAGCATTTAACTACTCTTAGTTTGGAATTAAAGGTATGAGTGACACAAAAGTAAATAGATTGTAGAGATGTCTACTGCTTTTTGTGATTTGTTTAACTGTCTAATGCTGTATTTCATTATGCAGAGGCCCCTTTTATGTTCTACACTGTCTTATTCTTCACATCATTATTTCCTTAATGATCAAAATCgataaattttcaaaaagttCGATTTCTGTTGGTGACTGTACTGAAATTTCAAACAACTACATGGATTGCTGAATTTTTCGTAAGTAGGACTAATTACTGACCGAACTGAATTTTTGCCATCACTGAACAAACTGAATCAAGCTTACAGAAAATCAAACTAACTTGAGCAAAATATGCTTAAAGCTGAATTTCTCGCTTCTGTTTGTTTAATCTGTTGGGCTGTTCAGTTTTGGAAAATATTAACTGAAATCAAACTCTTGAATTGTGGGGTCTATCTATTTCTTGCAGAAACTTATTTTAGTAATGTCAAATAGTATTGCAAATATTTGTTGTGTGCATCTGTAGCTTTGATATATGAcgtttttctttgttttttcttATGCTGTTGGCAGGCTGCTGAGTCAAAGATTAAGAATTATGATTTAGAAACATCAACGTTGAAGGTCAAGATGAAGGAGTTAATTGAGAAGGTTGAAAATGCAAATACTGTTGCGCAATCAGCTGAAAGCAAGGCTAAGATTCTGGAACAGGAAAAGATATACCTTGAGCAGAAGTACCAAACACAGTTAAACAGATTTGAGGAACTCCATGAAAGGTGTAAAGCAGCTGAGATACAGGCTAAAAGAGCAACTGAATTGGCTGATGAAGCCAGGGCAGAAGCAATCTCTGCTCAGAAGGACAAGAGTGATTTCCAGCGAGTTGCAATGGAAAGATTAGCACAAATTGAGAGAGCTGAGAGGTACGCTGAAAGTTTGGAGAGGCAGAAGACTGACTTGGCTAATGAAGTGGAGAGGTATAAAGCAGCTGGAAGGGACGCTTTATTTAAGGTGGAGATGCTGGAGGAAAGAGTTAGAGAAAGGGAAAAGGAAATTGAGACACACTTGCAATCGAGCAACAACCAGAGGAAGAATACCGTGCAAGTACTTGAGAGCTTGTTGGAGTCTGAGCGTGTTGCCCATGCGGAAGCAAATAACAGGGCCGAGGCCCTATCTGTTCAGCTACAAGTTACTCAGGGAAAACTTGACGCACTTTCTCAAGAATTCAACACTCTTCGATTTAGTGAAAAAGCAACTTTGGACAGCAAACCAAGAACTGCTTCTCACGTGAAGCGTGGTAGGACAGATGAATATGAAGTGGGCATCGACTCAGTACATGATACGGGCACAAATGACCGAGCAGCCCGAGAAAATAAGAGGGCTAAGAGTAACACAAGCCCTTTAAAATTCACCTCTCCAGAAGATGGTGGTTCTGTATTTAAGGGTGATGAGGATGCCGGTAGTCAACAAACCAGCTCCGAAGACTATACCAAGTTTACTATACAGAAACTGAAGCAAGAGCTTACAAAACATAATTTTGGTGCCGAGCTGCTTCAATTGAGGAATCCCAACAAAAAAGACATTCTAGCACTCTATGAAAAATGTATTCTTCAGAGGTCATAATTTAAGCAATTGGTTTTTGTCTAGTGTCTGCAAGTTAAACTTCATCTTTATAGCATGCATTATGTTCTTGATCAGGATGGCTAAATCCTCAGCAGTTTTAGTGCAGATATTGGTGTGTTGTCTAGTACCTTGAAGAAGTTACATATAGGCTAGGATGAGTCGATTGACGCTGGGGGCGTGATGTGATCCTTCATATTCTTCTTTTTTGGGGCCGTATTTCTTCTGGTTCGAAAATGGTTTCTCTGCACTTGTTGCTAGAGCATTGAGGTGTTACCAGGGTGGAAATCGTTGTTTTTTTTATGGGAAGTTATATTTTCTCGAGGTTGTTAGTTGTCAGATAGGGAGGATGAGGTTGTTTAAACAGTGTTATTGTATGTTACTCGAAGGCTTAATATTAATTTGTTAAGTctgttttttttattgttgcaggctgaTTCAATGGACATACTGAACACTATCTGGACTATAATGATTTCGAAAATGTTTTACTCGCAAAAGTGTTGGGTATTTGTGCATCACGAGATACTTGGGAAAGTAATCAACTTTCGGGGGAAAAAAATTCATACGGTCATAATCCGTTGATACGTCTTCCGATGTTGAATGTTTGAAGATGCAAATTCACGTGTTGAAATATAGGTCGGTCTCATTGGAAGCTAGATTAAATTAAGAATTGTGTAGaacgatttttaaaatataataaattatttccataaatttcaaaattttaatgagttgatgaaaaaaattatcACCAAAGtcacaattattatttttttaaaaaaaatatcaaaattgttattcttgttatttttttaatctaaCATGGAAAGGTAAAATattctttaaattaaaatttattttaataaatcaagATGACAAGTACCTTTTGTATATCTCTATAAATATTAAGAAAATGTTGACCTTCATGacaattaaaataacaaaatttcttGATCAACAAGTATTctctcttcattttttttagGTAATTTAGAAGTTttagaagaataaaataaaatgtgaGAACTGAGACGTACGtatacaaatatttttaaaaaaaaaaaaccatggcTTTTATTTTCTCTCTTTGTGTAAAGACTTCAAATATTCActctttattttttaatttactcCCATAATAATGGATCAAACAGTTTAATTCCTAACCTTTGAtagtaaaaaaatttgattataTCTGGAACCAAGATTGATACTACATTATATTACACGCAGCTTGCACATCTAGCTCgttcaaaatatatatgattaaaATGTAAAAACCAATTCTGCAcaaacttaattatttaaatatcaaaagaaagTTTACAGTATTTCTTACAATAACATCATATTTCAAGAAGTCTAAACTATACATTAAATTCTACGACACGTGATCTTTGAtagataattaattaataaaaatttaatcatgAGTATGACTAATTTCTCTCCAATATTAACTTATCATTGCTCCAAACAACAAGCGTATCTTCTGCCAGCACCAAAAGTTTCCTCATCGATCATTGTTAACTTATTAACAAcaaatgttatttattttttccatGAATTTTTGTTTATCAACTTCCTCATTTACCTTTGCTTGCACTTGAAGGCATATGAAATAAAGTTGATCCATCACCATGAACAACCAAGCTAGGAATAATCTGAGGTGAGCTGTCTCTATTAGGATGATTTTGGCTTTCACTGCTGTATGAAATAAAGGGTGGAGGATTATAGTACTCGACAAAACCGCCATTTTTCACGTAAGTGTTGTCTTTATTCGGGCTTGAAGTTCTCGATTTGTTAATACTCATGAGTGCCTCTTTCATGCTGGATGATCCACATTGTCTAGGCTGTGTTTGGTAGAATACTTTCGAGACGACTAATTCTCCATCTTTTTCCTCTTCATTGTCTCCTAAATGGTATTGATGCATCACCCAATTTGTCTTTTCGGGCTTTCTTTGGCGGCCATAGTTGGTGTAGAGGACGAGTATCTTTTTGTAGCCTTTGATGTTGCCAGCAGTTGAATTAACAGGCCTGGTCTTGCCTGTTTTATGCCACCTGGTTTCGCCACCATCGGCATCTGTGTGTACTTTCCGCCTTTTTCGTGTACCTGTTGTGTATGCTTTCGAGGGTCTGTGGAAGAAATGGCGCACTTGGCCTTCTTTGCTTACTCCTGTATGTTTCAGTGAGAATTTACAGAAGACAAATTAGATGCTGTGTAAATATAATCAAGAAGTTCAGCATTTTTAGGGTACGTGAGttatataaaatgaaaaataatgggTAACGAGACATGATACCGGTTGAAATTTAGTTAATTGGATCATTATCGATTTATCTTGAACTATACATGACATTTTAaaaatgatcaaataaaatatttcattatcTCTAGTATTTGTTAACCCACAACTGTATATGCATGCACAATAAAATTATGTGTAATAAATACAGAATCAACCGGATTAATACTTTTCCAATAAGAGACTATCTAAATATGCAAATGGAAAATCTTGATCGTTATATTAATAtcaatcataaatatttaataaatcattaattaatatataatactTGAAAGTCTAAACCTAAAACTCACTTACTCTTCCCTCCTGCATGTTGAACCATGTTTTGATATACTAAACATTTGTTAATAAAAAAcattgaataatttaaaattcaaaaataacatTGCAATTCGTAAATATTAAGTTTAATCCAAATGGAAGATggaaaagaattttaaaattatagacATGAAAGCTAGCCGCATATGGTCCGACAAGTaataatcaataattttttaCTCTTCTCAGATTTTATCtaaatgatgatgaaaatataataagtttattaagatttgaaagtttaaaCACACGGACTTtccaattttcaaaataaaattagggTTTTCAAGATATATATACATGGAACAGATTTgctcacataatatatataacttGTCCTTAACGTATACGTATGTTCTTATATATGTCGACAAGATAAATGAAATTGCGGCGGCGAAGAAAATGTACAACCTGGCAACTTCTCAGGATGAGTGTAGCAAATTCCATTTACACCTTGTATTGTGGGAATGAATTCATCAATTAAAGGATGACGTTTCCGTATATCAGAGAGCACTTTGGCTTCCAAATGTTGAAGAATTTCTTGATCAGatggatcaaacttcacccccGCTGGCAGTCCCGGCAAATCTTGAAGTCCGGTCTAATTCAATATTTCACGTGAAATAAACGACAAAAATTAagagaaatttaattaatttgagaAAATCAAAGAATTCATTTTAATATCTAGCAAGATATGAACCTGATCTTGGAGTTTCATGGTGTGACCACATGAAGGGCAAACTAAAGTCTTGGGTTGATCATAATTTGGATAGGAAACACTGTTATCTTTAGAAGACGAGATGATTTGGAGGGAAGTTTCTTGATCATCATTAGACCATGTCATTCTTTTATACAGATGATCTTATGCCCATCCCACTTCGGGGTTTCTTCTGCAGTTTCCTCCAactccctgaaatcgaaaccgAGAACATTCTGAGAACACGAAAACATACATAGAACCAATACTTTAATTTCCTAGAAGAGGggattgaatatatatatataatacataaaaCTATATGGTTATGGGAAAAATTGAAACAGAGGCAGCGAAAATGTCCCTCCTTTGACTCCGCCGCAAATATATACACAGAGGAAAAAAGGTAACATAAAAAATAGGGTCAAGAAATGGATAATTATATCTCAGTACTTTTCCCCTGCGTGTTCAATAATAATTACTTGAACTGAATTCTCCCGTCGTCTTTGGGAACTTTCTTCACTGGTGTTTTGAAATTGGATCAGGTTTTGGGTTCGCAATAAGAACCTTCAAAGAGAGGTGGGATGAGAGATGATTGCTAAATTATTGTACAAAAGAACAAAGGATCGATTATTTGTatgtattaaaaaatatttggttgCTTGGACGTCAAGTTTTGCTTTTGTTTTGTAAATTACATGATCCAATATTTTGTTTCTCTCTTTTCTTGACCATTTTCATACATATcgttgctatatatatatttaatggtCGCTGTATTCTTACAAAATAGTATGAAAATGTGGACTGTTTCTAAATGTATGGGTAAAAGCATTAATAATATTACTATTTAGAATGTAAGCATTAATTAGACCatatagaaaataaaaacaattaaaaaagtATCTAAAATAAGATTCCATCATCTCATCTTAATAATGAAATGAAGAAGCTAATTAAGGGATAGAGTGGATAATGGGCAAGATGTGGTTCTCTAGGACATGCATGGAGGGACGTTTCACCTGATCTTTACCTAAGCAAAGGAGAGTGAAAGCGGTTCAGCTCAAATGTCCATTTAGAGTCTCCCTAAAGCTTCTTCTTCAGTACTTCAGTTCAATTCATCCACCGTAAAtattggatctcggttttctacacgcccaaacgcagcggaagtttaaaaatttttatttattttgacaatcaaaatatgtttggtcgctcgtatgattttactataaacattcatagggtgtaaagaatgttatacctttggtgaataaatcacgtggctccaactaCACCGGTATTAACGGACGtaactcttgttgtaaatccctacgaacatttttcgatctcctaatccggtccacgactggaatatttgtccctcttctaaattgcactagtaatttagaagaacttttgcgtagagatataacACGAAAAATTTGACTCAAAAATTTAAGCcaaatttttctttgtttttgaaGGAATTTTCGAGAGCATCACTCTTTTGGGAAGAGCCGAAAGTTGCTTATAAATcttttcaaaagattttttttGGATGCACAACGTGAGATAAGGAAATCCTTATAATATTTTCTAATCTTTtattaacttaattatttacttaattaagcTAATTAATTATTCCAAAATTTTATATCAACCCTTGAGAATCTTGATGCATATATTGTGGAGGCTAGGTTTTTAGGTCTCCAATTTTATAAAACATCTATGGCCTAATTATccataataaattaattggacctatttaattaacattaacAGGCTTGGTTAATTAATTgaactagtccaactagtttaattaaataatcaaagtccattaaactttaattatttagtatgttggacttgtactcctacaaactCATTTAAACATACTacccaccatatttaatttattaattaatcaactcaactcttgagcttaataaatttaatatattataaattcaacacttgaatttattatttaaattgcaaattcaactccttgaatttttatcacctccaaaatttaatatttaataaacccaacatttgagtttaataaattaaattctcaaatttttataaattcaactccttgaatttattctctcgaaattcaattatcataaattcaactccttgaatttactatataatataaattcaacttcttgaatttattttctcaaaattaattatcataaattcaactacttgaatttactatatcaaaatataaattcaact
This window contains:
- the LOC142517720 gene encoding uncharacterized protein LOC142517720, which encodes MKRLLTSGSAGESPQTPSPITQLPTPPTNYAAGPARPIRLVYSDEKGKFHMDPEALAVLQLVKEPVGVVSVCGRARQGKSFILNQLLGRSSGFQVASTHRPCTKGLWLWSTPLRRTALDATEYNLLLLDTEGIDAYDQTGTYSTQIFSLAVLLSSMFIYNQMGGIDETALDSLSLVTEMTKHIRVRASGGRTSTSELGQFSPTFVWLLRDFYLDLVEDNRKITPRDYLELALRPVQGGGRDVTAKNEIRESIRALFPDRECFTLVRPLSNENDLQRLDQIALDKLRPEFRSGLDALTRFVFERTRPKQLGPMVMTGPILARILQSFLDALNNGAVPTITSSWQSVEEAECQRAYELATEIYMSAFDRAKPPEEVALREAHEDAVQKSVSAFNSTAVGAGLIRQKYENRLQSFLKKAFEDIKKDAFREAYLQCTNAVENMEKELRIACHSPGAKVDTVIKVLDGLLSKYEDTCHGPEKWRKAVAFLRQSLEGPIMDLIRKQLDQIGTEKSSLALKCRSVEDKMGLINKQLEASEKYKSEYLKRYEDAINDKKKLMEDYMSRITNLQKKCSSLEEKSSNLSKTLETERRELQDWKRKYDLVLSKQKAEEEQASAELAMLRSKSSASEARLAAAQEKAESAMEETEEWKRKYDVAVREVKTALEKAASIQERSNHQTQAKEAALRAEFSRSLAEKDIEIKEKQSKFEQAEQHLTTLSLELKAAESKIKNYDLETSTLKVKMKELIEKVENANTVAQSAESKAKILEQEKIYLEQKYQTQLNRFEELHERCKAAEIQAKRATELADEARAEAISAQKDKSDFQRVAMERLAQIERAERYAESLERQKTDLANEVERYKAAGRDALFKVEMLEERVREREKEIETHLQSSNNQRKNTVQVLESLLESERVAHAEANNRAEALSVQLQVTQGKLDALSQEFNTLRFSEKATLDSKPRTASHVKRGRTDEYEVGIDSVHDTGTNDRAARENKRAKSNTSPLKFTSPEDGGSVFKGDEDAGSQQTSSEDYTKFTIQKLKQELTKHNFGAELLQLRNPNKKDILALYEKCILQRS
- the LOC142518332 gene encoding NAC domain-containing protein 73-like, producing MTWSNDDQETSLQIISSSKDNSVSYPNYDQPKTLVCPSCGHTMKLQDQTGLQDLPGLPAGVKFDPSDQEILQHLEAKVLSDIRKRHPLIDEFIPTIQGVNGICYTHPEKLPGVSKEGQVRHFFHRPSKAYTTGTRKRRKVHTDADGGETRWHKTGKTRPVNSTAGNIKGYKKILVLYTNYGRQRKPEKTNWVMHQYHLGDNEEEKDGELVVSKVFYQTQPRQCGSSSMKEALMSINKSRTSSPNKDNTYVKNGGFVEYYNPPPFISYSSESQNHPNRDSSPQIIPSLVVHGDGSTLFHMPSSASKGK